One stretch of Zingiber officinale cultivar Zhangliang chromosome 6B, Zo_v1.1, whole genome shotgun sequence DNA includes these proteins:
- the LOC121989359 gene encoding phosphoribulokinase, chloroplastic-like — MASCTVHTTPSLRSCCISRPGAKAYSFGFNQRHHQFVFLSSGRRRTVVCSSGEKTVVIGLAADSGCGKSTFMRRLTSVFGGAAEPPKGGNPDSNTLISDTTTVICLDDYHSLDRTGRKEKGVTALDPRANNFDLMYEQVKAIKDGVAVEKPIYNHVTGLLDPPELIKPPKILVIEGLHPMYDSRVRDLLDFSIYLDISNEVKFAWKIQRDMAERGHSLESIKASIEARKPDFDAYIDPQKQYADAVIEVLPTQLIPDDNEGKVLRVRLIMKEGVKHFAPVYLFDEGSTISWIPCGRKLTCSYPGIKFFYSPETYFSNEVSMLEMDGQFDRLDELIYVESHLSNLSTKFYGEVTQQMLKHSDFPGSNNGTGLFQTIVGLKIRDLYEEIVAARAAASVAAAKRAIL; from the exons ATGGCAAGCTGCACAGTTCATACCACTCCTTCCCTTCGCTCCTGCTGCATCTCAAGGCCGGGTGCCAAGGCCTACAGCTTTGGCTTCAACCAAAGGCACCATCAGTTCGTTTTCTTGAGCAGTGGAAGGAGGAGGACTGTTGTGTGCTCTTCAGGGGAAAAGACGGTGGTTATAGGGTTGGCAGCAGACTCAGGGTGTGGCAAGAGCACCTTCATGAGGAGGCTGACCAGTGTGTTTGGGGGAGCAGCAGAACCGCCCAAAGGAGGGAATCCAGACTCCAATACTTTGATCAGTGACACCACCACTGTGATATGCCTTGATGACTACCACTCCCTGGACAGGACAGGAAGGAAGGAGAAGGGGGTGACTGCATTGGACCCGAGGGCCAACAACTTCGACCTCATGTATGAGCAGGTGAAGGCTATCAAGGATGGTGTGGCCGTGGAGAAGCCCATCTACAACCATGTCACTGGACTACTCGATCCCCCCGAGCTCATCAAGCCACCCAAGATCCTGGTCATTGAAGGATTGCACCCTAT GTACGATTCCCGCGTGAGGGATCTCTTGGACTTCAGCATCTACTTGGATATCAGCAACGAGGTCAAGTTTGCATGGAAAATTCAG AGAGATATGGCAGAACGAGGACACAGCCTTGAAAGCATCAAAGCCAGCATTGAAGCCCGAAAACCTGATTTTGATGCTTACATCG ATCCACAGAAGCAATATGCTGACGCTGTGATTGAAGTCCTACCAACGCAATTAATCCCTGATGACAATGAAGGCAAGGTGTTGCGCGTGAGGTTGATCATGAAAGAAGGGGTGAAGCACTTTGCTCCCGTCTACCTCTTTGATGAAGGCTCCACTATTTCTTGGATTCCTTGCGGCAGGAAACTCACTTGCTCCTACCCTGGCATCAAGTTCTTCTATAGCCCTGAGACTTACTTCTCCAACGAG GTCTCAATGTTGGAGATGGATGGGCAGTTTGATAGATTAGACGAGCTGATCTATGTGGAGAGCCATCTTAGCAACTTGTCGACTAAATTCTACGGCGAGGTAACGCAACAGATGTTGAAGCACTCGGACTTCCCCGGCAGCAACAATGGCACTGGTCTCTTCCAAACCATAGTCGGATTGAAGATCAGAGATTTGTATGAGGAAATCGTTGCTGCGAGGGCAGCAGCTTCGGTTGCAGCAGCTAAGAGGGCAATCTTGTAG